Proteins from a single region of Butyrivibrio fibrisolvens:
- a CDS encoding DUF4153 domain-containing protein has translation MKIVEKLKKGLSKVITEHAVSIALAAILTIIAMVFCGLSEKDHELLLTVLKYVYAILFAASISALLCESIHLYHKANNIKKIILFVVIMIAGVVTSILNVASDGVDFSYITYGDAYHFTAQGFFGGLYTSLMILYLCLIIFFCYKKSKESFEMYVAKAFCGVMKAELLCVILLIGSILIIEIIDSLLIHIMWNYYVMDRVILFIFGFVAYPCAIVGISDTDHEISKFGKAILGYVFVSLLSIAYVIIYIYMFKIIITWTFPSNEVFGILMTLFVFGIGVWTMGYSCGDNIFRKIAGILPFLFIPFIVLQIMCLQLRISEYGFTTDRYLGMMLIIFELVYMVLYAIRFFGKKDIVANSLFILSILAIVTLIVPFVNVSSVVLVSQKSKIEKYLSLGDDASATVIEEARDAYRVIWREGGESGKMYLDKSLSQDQKYFLDYSSYYYYSHHNNFYIDVKGYKVDEIDTSDVETVYIISNNIKDDEGIDTSSVYIYGQNPDEVLATLDIKDMVDTLIEKDSEGASDHELSVSIEQEYITEEGYKFIITSIMVEGEKEDETTVTNIYICGYLLK, from the coding sequence ATGAAAATAGTAGAAAAGCTGAAAAAAGGATTATCGAAGGTTATTACAGAGCATGCAGTATCTATAGCTTTGGCTGCTATACTTACAATTATTGCAATGGTGTTCTGCGGCCTTAGTGAAAAAGACCATGAGTTACTGCTTACAGTTTTGAAGTATGTTTATGCCATCCTGTTTGCAGCGTCTATCAGTGCTCTTTTATGTGAGAGCATACATCTTTATCACAAAGCTAACAATATTAAAAAAATAATATTGTTTGTAGTGATAATGATTGCAGGCGTCGTTACTTCAATTCTAAATGTAGCATCTGACGGGGTGGATTTTTCTTATATTACTTATGGTGATGCTTACCATTTTACAGCCCAAGGCTTTTTTGGCGGACTATATACAAGCCTTATGATCCTGTACCTTTGTCTCATTATTTTCTTTTGTTATAAAAAGAGCAAAGAATCTTTTGAAATGTACGTCGCAAAGGCTTTTTGCGGGGTTATGAAAGCAGAACTGCTGTGTGTGATACTTTTGATAGGCTCAATACTTATTATTGAGATAATCGACAGTTTGCTCATACATATTATGTGGAATTATTACGTTATGGATCGAGTAATTCTTTTTATCTTTGGTTTTGTAGCATATCCTTGCGCTATAGTCGGCATTTCTGATACAGATCATGAGATCAGCAAATTTGGTAAAGCTATTCTTGGCTATGTGTTTGTATCTCTTTTATCAATTGCGTATGTAATAATCTACATCTATATGTTCAAGATAATCATTACATGGACCTTCCCGTCGAATGAAGTGTTTGGAATCCTTATGACTTTATTTGTTTTTGGTATAGGTGTCTGGACTATGGGATATAGTTGTGGTGATAACATTTTCAGGAAAATCGCTGGAATTCTGCCCTTTTTGTTTATCCCATTTATAGTACTTCAGATAATGTGCCTGCAGCTTAGAATATCTGAGTATGGTTTTACAACAGACAGATATCTTGGAATGATGCTTATAATATTCGAATTAGTATACATGGTATTATATGCGATCAGATTTTTTGGCAAAAAAGATATTGTTGCAAATTCACTTTTCATCCTATCTATACTGGCGATAGTTACTCTGATCGTTCCGTTTGTAAATGTAAGCAGTGTAGTTTTAGTTTCTCAGAAATCCAAGATAGAGAAATATCTGTCTCTTGGAGATGATGCCAGTGCTACCGTTATAGAAGAGGCTAGGGATGCTTATAGGGTAATATGGCGCGAGGGCGGCGAATCTGGCAAGATGTATCTGGATAAGAGTCTTTCGCAAGATCAGAAGTATTTTTTGGATTACAGTTCGTATTATTATTATTCCCATCATAATAATTTCTATATTGATGTAAAAGGTTACAAAGTCGATGAAATAGATACATCTGATGTAGAAACTGTCTATATTATCAGCAATAATATTAAGGATGATGAGGGGATTGATACAAGTTCAGTTTACATTTATGGACAAAATCCTGATGAAGTGCTGGCAACACTGGATATTAAGGATATGGTAGATACGCTTATAGAAAAAGATAGTGAGGGTGCTTCAGATCATGAACTGTCAGTTAGTATCGAACAGGAATATATAACCGAGGAAGGATATAAGTTCATTATAACCTCAATCATGGTTGAAGGAGAAAAGGAAGATGAAACCACAGTAACCAATATATATATCTGTGGATATCTTCTTAAATGA
- a CDS encoding 5-methyltetrahydropteroyltriglutamate--homocysteine S-methyltransferase: protein MSKVQSPYRYDFVGSFLRPQALKDAKEDFKAGKISEADYDKIVNDEITKVVAKQKELGYHVITDGEFRRTFWHLDFMWGLEGVAHENTGGGVSFNGELALLDDTYLVGKIAAKPHPFVEYFKFLKQFEDENTVAKYTIPAPAQTFQQMIIPANFETTRKFYPTNDELIHDIAVAYQDVIKQFYDAGCRNLQLDDCTWGAIVGDAAKQRYKALGIDIEEVKKQLLTVNNLALENKPEDMIINSHICRGNYHSTYFTSGPYDSVADYVFAKENVNALFLEYDDARSGGFAPLSKISPDKKVVLGLITTKTPELEDKEEVKNRIYEAAKYIPLERLYLSPQCGFASCEIGNKLTEEQQWAKLKLVKEIAEEVWA from the coding sequence ATGAGCAAAGTACAATCCCCATACAGATACGACTTCGTTGGAAGTTTTTTAAGACCTCAGGCTTTAAAGGATGCTAAAGAAGACTTTAAAGCAGGAAAGATATCAGAAGCTGATTATGACAAGATAGTTAATGATGAGATCACTAAAGTCGTTGCTAAGCAAAAGGAACTTGGCTACCACGTGATCACAGATGGTGAGTTCAGAAGAACCTTCTGGCACCTGGATTTCATGTGGGGGCTTGAAGGTGTTGCACACGAAAACACTGGCGGCGGAGTAAGCTTTAACGGAGAACTTGCCCTTCTTGATGACACATATCTTGTTGGTAAGATAGCAGCAAAGCCTCATCCATTCGTAGAGTACTTTAAGTTCTTAAAGCAGTTTGAAGATGAAAATACTGTTGCAAAGTACACCATCCCGGCTCCTGCCCAGACTTTCCAGCAGATGATCATTCCTGCCAACTTTGAGACAACCCGTAAGTTCTATCCTACTAATGATGAACTGATCCATGATATAGCAGTAGCTTATCAGGATGTAATCAAGCAGTTCTACGATGCAGGCTGCCGCAACTTGCAGCTCGATGACTGCACATGGGGTGCAATTGTTGGAGATGCTGCCAAGCAACGCTACAAGGCTCTTGGAATTGACATTGAAGAAGTTAAAAAGCAGCTCCTTACTGTCAACAATCTTGCTCTTGAAAATAAGCCAGAGGATATGATCATCAACTCTCATATCTGCCGTGGTAACTATCATTCAACCTACTTTACAAGCGGCCCTTATGACAGCGTTGCAGATTACGTTTTTGCAAAGGAAAACGTCAATGCTCTTTTCCTTGAATATGATGATGCAAGATCAGGCGGCTTTGCGCCCCTTTCCAAGATCTCTCCTGACAAGAAGGTTGTCCTTGGCCTTATAACAACCAAGACTCCTGAACTTGAAGATAAAGAGGAAGTTAAAAACAGAATTTATGAAGCTGCCAAGTACATTCCTCTCGAAAGACTGTACCTCAGCCCTCAGTGCGGCTTTGCATCCTGCGAGATTGGTAATAAGCTCACCGAAGAACAGCAATGGGCTAAGCTTAAGCTGGTCAAAGAGATTGCGGAAGAAGTTTGGGCATAA
- a CDS encoding LysR family transcriptional regulator, whose translation MTLKQLQYAVTVAETGNITEAARKLFIAQPSLTSAIRELENEYHIRIFSRSKKGIEITPEGDEFLGYARQVLEQANLIDERYVGKKQIKQRFCVSAQHYSFVVEAFVELLKRYGGDKYEFHVRETQTYDIIEDVAHLRSEIGVLYINKFNETVIRKTLRDNNLTFTSLFKVKPHVFISKNSPLAKKRSINLDDLKDYPRLSYEQGSHNSFYFAEEILSTIDSDKEIIVCDRATLFNLLIGMNGYTICSGIISEELNGPNIIAKPLKVDDYMEIGYILPAGLPKSLLTSSFIELLENKSM comes from the coding sequence ATGACCTTAAAACAGTTACAATACGCAGTTACCGTAGCCGAAACAGGAAATATAACAGAAGCAGCCAGAAAACTTTTTATCGCACAGCCAAGCCTTACATCTGCGATAAGAGAACTGGAAAATGAATATCATATCAGAATATTCAGTCGTTCGAAAAAAGGAATAGAAATAACTCCGGAAGGGGATGAATTCCTCGGCTATGCAAGGCAGGTACTAGAGCAGGCTAATCTTATTGATGAAAGATATGTTGGCAAAAAGCAGATAAAGCAAAGATTCTGCGTATCCGCCCAGCACTACTCATTTGTTGTTGAGGCTTTTGTTGAGCTGTTAAAGCGATATGGTGGTGATAAATATGAGTTCCACGTAAGAGAGACTCAGACCTATGACATTATTGAAGACGTAGCTCACCTTCGAAGTGAAATAGGAGTATTGTACATAAATAAGTTCAATGAAACTGTTATTAGAAAAACGCTACGAGACAATAATCTGACTTTTACATCTCTATTTAAGGTCAAACCACATGTTTTTATCAGCAAAAATAGTCCGCTTGCTAAGAAAAGATCAATCAACTTGGATGATCTGAAGGATTATCCAAGGCTTTCTTATGAGCAGGGAAGCCATAACTCTTTTTACTTTGCAGAGGAAATCTTAAGCACGATCGACAGTGACAAGGAGATCATCGTGTGTGACAGAGCTACTCTTTTTAACCTTCTGATCGGAATGAATGGGTACACCATATGCAGTGGAATTATCAGCGAAGAACTGAATGGACCCAATATCATAGCAAAGCCCTTAAAGGTAGATGATTACATGGAGATTGGATATATCCTGCCGGCAGGACTTCCTAAGTCATTACTTACCTCAAGTTTTATAGAGCTACTAGAGAACAAAAGTATGTAA
- a CDS encoding iron-siderophore ABC transporter substrate-binding protein: MKRKIVSMITAAVMGLSLAACGAQDSAAADTADNNATTVLVDANNADQTFPITITHGLGETVIEKKPENIVAIAWGNPDVPLALGIVPVGISEANFGPRDENGLLAWTAQAYEELGATPNVFKDTDGWDYEAISDCNPDVILAAYSGISQEEYDRLSEIAPVVAYPEIPWTTTWQEETLNDAKALGLEEEGRALVEETEKLISDSLANYPDLEGKRVAFFWLSEDDLGTFYIYTNNDPRAAFLGDLGFVTPDSVTGLIENPDDFSITVSAENADLLSDVDIIITYGSESLVTAMKADGRFDNIPAVANEAFVLLDSNDVLAAASTPTVLSIPYCINDYLEALNEAAQKTK; this comes from the coding sequence ATGAAAAGAAAGATTGTATCAATGATAACCGCAGCAGTGATGGGGCTTAGCCTTGCAGCTTGTGGCGCGCAGGATAGTGCCGCAGCAGATACTGCAGATAATAATGCTACCACTGTGTTAGTAGATGCTAATAATGCAGATCAGACATTTCCAATTACTATCACACATGGTCTTGGTGAGACAGTGATTGAGAAAAAGCCTGAGAATATAGTTGCAATTGCCTGGGGCAATCCTGATGTTCCGCTTGCACTTGGAATAGTTCCTGTAGGAATATCTGAAGCCAATTTTGGTCCAAGGGATGAGAACGGTCTCCTTGCATGGACAGCACAGGCTTACGAAGAGCTTGGAGCAACTCCCAATGTATTTAAAGACACTGATGGATGGGACTACGAGGCAATCTCAGACTGCAACCCTGATGTAATCCTTGCAGCATATTCAGGAATCAGCCAGGAAGAGTATGACAGACTTAGCGAGATCGCACCTGTTGTTGCATATCCTGAGATTCCATGGACCACAACATGGCAGGAAGAGACATTAAATGATGCCAAGGCACTTGGACTTGAAGAAGAGGGAAGAGCACTTGTTGAAGAGACTGAGAAACTTATTAGTGACTCACTTGCAAATTACCCTGATCTTGAGGGCAAAAGAGTAGCTTTCTTCTGGCTTTCAGAGGATGACCTTGGAACTTTCTATATCTATACTAATAACGATCCACGTGCAGCATTCCTTGGTGACCTTGGATTTGTAACACCTGACAGCGTTACAGGACTTATTGAGAATCCTGATGATTTCTCAATTACAGTAAGTGCTGAAAATGCAGATCTTTTAAGCGATGTAGATATTATCATCACATATGGATCTGAGTCACTTGTTACAGCAATGAAGGCTGATGGAAGATTTGACAACATTCCAGCTGTGGCAAATGAAGCTTTTGTTCTTCTTGATTCCAATGATGTCCTTGCAGCAGCAAGTACACCTACAGTTCTTTCTATACCATATTGCATTAACGATTACCTGGAAGCATTAAATGAAGCAGCTCAGAAAACAAAATAA
- a CDS encoding iron ABC transporter permease: MKQLRKQNNKLITGFTIEIILVAVCALLSVAYGSKSIPIADIFGYFGGKNMDSFQAAVIAARIPRTVFGILAGAALGVSGALMQAITRNPIADPSILGVNTGASLMVVIGIAYLNISSGIRLIGLSFAGALLTALFVYGIASVGYGGASSIKLALAGAAVSTALGALVNTIMLPDSNVMKAYRFWQVGSVGGATWDDVKLLIPFCVIGVLLALICSPGLNALLLGDEMAISLGVKVGPLRLLAAVAGVLLCAAVTALAGPIGFVGLMLPHVIRQIFCSDMRVIVPMSALGGAALLTISDVAGRVLGRPGELEVGIITALLGAPIFIWIVFKTKARSI, translated from the coding sequence ATGAAGCAGCTCAGAAAACAAAATAATAAGTTAATAACAGGATTTACCATAGAAATAATACTTGTAGCCGTGTGCGCGCTGTTATCAGTTGCCTATGGAAGTAAGAGTATACCCATTGCTGATATCTTCGGATATTTTGGTGGGAAAAATATGGATTCGTTTCAAGCAGCAGTTATCGCAGCAAGGATTCCAAGGACAGTCTTTGGGATTCTTGCAGGAGCTGCTCTTGGCGTATCCGGAGCCTTGATGCAGGCTATTACGAGAAATCCAATAGCAGATCCAAGTATACTTGGCGTTAATACTGGAGCCTCGCTGATGGTGGTAATAGGCATAGCTTATCTGAACATTTCATCAGGAATAAGGCTTATCGGTCTTTCTTTTGCCGGAGCTCTTTTGACAGCCCTTTTTGTATATGGAATAGCATCAGTTGGGTATGGCGGAGCAAGCTCAATAAAACTGGCACTTGCCGGAGCAGCAGTATCGACTGCGCTTGGAGCTTTGGTCAATACCATAATGCTTCCTGATTCCAACGTCATGAAAGCCTATAGGTTCTGGCAGGTTGGAAGCGTTGGCGGTGCTACCTGGGACGATGTCAAACTCCTTATCCCTTTTTGCGTGATAGGAGTTCTTCTTGCGCTTATATGCTCCCCAGGGCTAAATGCTCTTTTGCTGGGAGATGAGATGGCAATATCCCTTGGAGTTAAGGTTGGCCCCTTAAGACTTCTTGCAGCGGTTGCAGGAGTTTTGCTATGTGCGGCGGTAACAGCCCTTGCAGGCCCCATAGGTTTTGTGGGACTTATGCTGCCTCACGTTATCAGACAGATCTTTTGCAGCGACATGAGAGTAATAGTGCCCATGTCAGCCCTTGGCGGCGCGGCACTTCTAACTATCTCTGACGTAGCAGGGAGAGTACTCGGAAGACCGGGAGAACTTGAAGTAGGCATTATTACTGCACTTCTTGGAGCACCTATATTTATATGGATAGTATTTAAGACAAAGGCCAGGAGTATATGA
- a CDS encoding iron ABC transporter permease: protein MTANNYEDNLRKIYLVQKRRNALCVVSLIVVIAVLACLLMMLGNTNYSLTDVIKILFSGETKGAAYSIKSVRLPKLIVGGFAGFSFGIAGFVFQSLLRNPLASPDIIGISAGSSAAAVFCILILGISGPLASVFSIAAGLLVTALIFLLSGKGKAFGSRMILIGIGMQAVLNALISWMLLVGSEYDVATALRWLRGSLNSAQMSDVPMIVIMCLIGSGLLIFCNRYLRMMQLGDEYATTLGVPLGAVRICCMVCALMLCACATAATGPIASVAFLSGPIAGKITKNGSNAMVVSGLMGILLVYAAELAGKNLFSEKLPVGVVTGLLGAPYLLLLLLNLNKKGEKI, encoded by the coding sequence ATGACAGCCAATAATTATGAAGATAATTTAAGAAAAATATATTTAGTACAAAAAAGACGTAATGCTTTATGTGTGGTATCGCTGATAGTAGTGATTGCTGTCCTGGCCTGTCTTTTGATGATGCTTGGTAATACCAATTATTCGCTGACAGATGTTATAAAGATTCTGTTTAGCGGCGAAACTAAGGGAGCTGCCTATAGCATCAAAAGTGTAAGGCTTCCCAAGCTCATTGTTGGAGGCTTTGCAGGCTTTTCTTTTGGAATAGCAGGATTTGTCTTTCAAAGTCTTTTGCGAAATCCTCTTGCATCCCCTGATATCATTGGCATATCCGCTGGATCTTCAGCGGCAGCAGTGTTTTGCATCTTGATACTAGGAATAAGCGGGCCTTTAGCATCAGTTTTTTCTATAGCGGCTGGACTCCTAGTGACAGCTTTGATATTCCTTCTTTCGGGAAAAGGAAAAGCTTTTGGCAGCAGAATGATCCTCATCGGCATAGGAATGCAGGCAGTCTTAAATGCGCTTATATCCTGGATGCTGCTTGTGGGTTCAGAATATGACGTGGCTACTGCGCTTAGATGGCTTAGAGGAAGTCTTAATTCTGCTCAGATGTCAGATGTACCCATGATAGTTATTATGTGCCTTATAGGAAGTGGCCTTCTTATTTTCTGTAACAGATACCTTAGGATGATGCAGCTTGGTGATGAATATGCGACAACTCTTGGAGTTCCACTTGGCGCTGTAAGAATCTGCTGTATGGTATGCGCTCTTATGCTGTGCGCCTGCGCAACAGCGGCTACAGGTCCGATTGCTTCAGTAGCTTTTTTGTCAGGGCCAATTGCAGGTAAGATCACTAAAAACGGCAGTAATGCAATGGTCGTATCTGGTCTTATGGGTATACTTTTAGTATATGCTGCGGAACTTGCAGGCAAAAATCTGTTCAGCGAAAAGCTTCCTGTTGGCGTAGTTACAGGACTTTTAGGAGCTCCTTATCTGCTCCTTTTACTTCTTAATCTCAACAAGAAGGGAGAAAAAATCTGA
- a CDS encoding ABC transporter ATP-binding protein: MSDIAISHEFKAQGLWAGYDDKTIIKDMNISIPAGKFSVLIGPNGCGKSTLLKSFARLLKPGKGQILLDGKSIYEIPTIHLAKQVGLLPQTPIVPEGITVADLVARGRFPYQNIFGQLSKADYEAIACAMEAMGVSDLADKPVDSLSGGQRQRVWIALSLAQSTDILLLDEPTTYLDIAYQVEILDCLAKLNKLRKTTIVAILHDINLSIRYADHIFAMKKGELIAEGDPKDIITPSLMRTIYGMESAIISDPETGDPYVIPRSKAS; the protein is encoded by the coding sequence ATGAGTGACATTGCAATAAGCCATGAATTCAAAGCTCAGGGACTGTGGGCTGGCTATGATGATAAGACAATAATAAAGGATATGAATATAAGCATTCCTGCAGGTAAATTCAGCGTTCTTATAGGTCCTAACGGCTGCGGCAAATCAACTTTGTTAAAAAGCTTTGCAAGACTCCTTAAGCCAGGCAAAGGCCAGATCTTACTTGATGGGAAATCAATATATGAGATTCCAACTATACATTTAGCTAAGCAGGTAGGTCTTTTGCCACAAACACCTATAGTTCCTGAAGGGATAACTGTAGCTGACCTGGTTGCTAGAGGACGCTTTCCATATCAGAACATCTTCGGACAGCTGTCTAAGGCTGATTACGAGGCGATAGCCTGCGCTATGGAAGCAATGGGAGTTTCAGACCTTGCAGATAAGCCGGTGGATTCCCTTTCGGGAGGTCAGAGGCAGAGAGTGTGGATTGCCCTGTCACTTGCGCAGAGTACAGATATTCTCCTTTTGGACGAACCCACAACTTATCTGGATATAGCTTATCAGGTTGAGATCCTCGACTGCCTTGCAAAACTCAATAAGCTTAGGAAGACGACAATAGTTGCGATTCTTCATGATATCAACCTGTCTATCAGATATGCAGATCATATTTTTGCCATGAAAAAAGGAGAACTTATAGCCGAGGGAGATCCCAAGGATATAATCACACCTTCGCTGATGCGCACGATATACGGAATGGAGAGCGCGATAATATCAGATCCAGAAACAGGCGATCCTTACGTCATACCAAGAAGTAAAGCAAGTTGA
- a CDS encoding alpha/beta hydrolase-fold protein codes for MNYIYEMPEEMLQEAAHKGSVEVLTYTSQTYDEDAKTLNKTALVYLPYGYDTNTKYNVLYLLHGGGCNHNYWFKDFPDTVTILDNMFEKKICDPCIIVTPTFYHDEEDQHTHDESRCENFKHELRKDLIPAVESKYASYTGSDVSEENLIKTRDHRAFAGLSLGSMTTYRAAFYNNFDLFAYYGPFSGCCGPFGNHDIEVDRICNTLSGGKSKGYDLKFMFCGNGDKDIAYEEHKDIMGKAVEKSDLLVPGKNYDFYVIPGGVHDIKAWHLHLYHALQVFFK; via the coding sequence ATGAACTACATCTATGAAATGCCCGAAGAAATGCTGCAGGAAGCAGCACACAAAGGAAGTGTAGAAGTGCTTACATACACTTCACAGACTTACGATGAAGATGCAAAAACTCTTAATAAGACAGCTCTTGTATACCTTCCGTATGGTTATGATACAAATACTAAATATAACGTTTTGTATCTTCTTCACGGCGGCGGATGCAACCACAACTACTGGTTCAAGGATTTTCCTGATACAGTGACAATCCTTGACAATATGTTCGAAAAGAAGATCTGTGATCCTTGCATTATAGTAACTCCAACCTTCTACCATGATGAAGAGGATCAGCACACTCACGATGAGTCCAGATGCGAGAACTTCAAGCACGAACTGAGAAAAGACCTTATTCCTGCTGTAGAAAGTAAGTATGCAAGCTATACTGGTAGCGATGTATCAGAAGAAAATCTGATCAAGACAAGAGATCACCGCGCTTTTGCAGGACTTTCACTTGGTTCCATGACAACTTATCGTGCTGCATTCTATAACAACTTTGATCTGTTTGCTTATTATGGACCATTCTCAGGATGCTGCGGGCCATTCGGTAATCACGATATCGAAGTAGACAGAATCTGCAACACATTAAGCGGCGGTAAATCCAAGGGATATGACCTTAAGTTTATGTTCTGCGGCAATGGTGATAAGGACATCGCTTATGAAGAGCACAAAGACATCATGGGCAAGGCAGTTGAAAAGTCTGATCTTCTCGTTCCTGGTAAGAACTATGACTTCTATGTAATACCTGGCGGCGTTCATGATATTAAGGCTTGGCACCTTCATCTGTATCATGCACTGCAGGTGTTCTTTAAATAA
- a CDS encoding ABC-F family ATP-binding cassette domain-containing protein, giving the protein MSILNVEHLSHGFGDRAIFEDVSFRLLKGEHIGLVGANGEGKSTFMNIITGSLQPDEGKVEWSKNVKAGYLDQHAVLESGMTIGSVLHSAFDPLYQTEQHITELYEKMAEVDEATMTEYLDEAGMLQEYLTNHDFYMIDSKVEEVARALGLLDLGLDKDVTELSGGQRTKVLLGKLLLEKPDILLLDEPTNYLDVEHINWLQRYLQEYENAFILISHDIPFLNSVINIIYHMEGCKLSRYVGDYDHFQEVYEMQKAQNEAAYKRQQQEIAQLKDFVARNKARVSTRNMAMSRQKKLDKMELIQKAAEKPKPEFNFLTARTPGKYLFKTKDLIIGYDSPLSKELNLEMERGGKIVLTGANGIGKSTLLKSILGIIKPLQGSVQLGDYLEIGYFEQETDPNIQTTCLEEIWEEFPGFNQYEVRSALAKCGLTSDHIESKVKVLSGGEQAKVRLCKLINHPSNLLVLDEPTNHLDVDAKDELKRALKEYPGSILMVCHEPDFYESFATQVWNCAEWTTKTI; this is encoded by the coding sequence ATGAGTATTTTAAATGTTGAACACTTGTCACACGGATTCGGTGACAGAGCGATTTTTGAAGATGTATCATTTAGACTTTTAAAGGGCGAGCATATCGGCCTTGTTGGAGCTAATGGTGAGGGTAAGTCAACCTTCATGAATATCATTACAGGGTCACTCCAGCCTGATGAAGGTAAGGTTGAGTGGTCTAAGAACGTTAAGGCTGGATACCTTGACCAGCATGCGGTTCTTGAAAGCGGCATGACTATTGGAAGCGTTCTTCACAGCGCTTTTGACCCGCTCTATCAGACAGAGCAGCATATTACTGAGCTTTATGAGAAAATGGCTGAGGTTGACGAAGCTACAATGACAGAATACCTCGATGAAGCCGGTATGCTTCAGGAATATCTGACCAATCATGACTTTTATATGATAGATTCCAAGGTTGAAGAGGTTGCAAGGGCTCTTGGACTTTTAGATCTTGGTCTTGATAAAGATGTTACAGAGCTTTCAGGTGGACAGAGAACTAAGGTTCTTCTTGGTAAGCTTCTTTTGGAGAAGCCTGATATCCTGCTTCTGGACGAGCCTACCAACTACCTGGATGTTGAGCATATCAACTGGCTTCAGCGCTATCTTCAGGAATATGAGAATGCTTTTATCCTTATTTCTCATGATATTCCTTTCCTTAATAGTGTTATCAATATCATCTACCATATGGAGGGCTGCAAGCTTTCAAGATATGTGGGTGACTATGACCACTTCCAGGAAGTTTATGAGATGCAGAAAGCCCAGAACGAGGCAGCTTACAAGAGACAGCAGCAGGAAATCGCCCAGTTAAAAGACTTCGTTGCAAGAAATAAAGCCCGTGTATCAACCAGAAACATGGCTATGTCAAGGCAGAAGAAGCTTGATAAGATGGAGCTCATCCAGAAGGCTGCTGAGAAGCCGAAGCCAGAGTTTAACTTCCTTACAGCTAGAACTCCCGGCAAGTATCTCTTTAAGACCAAAGACCTTATCATCGGATATGACTCACCTTTGTCCAAAGAACTTAACCTCGAAATGGAACGTGGTGGTAAAATAGTTCTTACAGGTGCCAACGGTATCGGTAAATCCACACTTCTTAAGAGTATTCTTGGTATCATTAAGCCGCTGCAGGGTTCTGTACAGCTTGGTGACTATCTTGAGATCGGATACTTCGAGCAGGAAACTGATCCTAACATTCAGACTACCTGTCTTGAGGAAATCTGGGAAGAGTTCCCTGGATTCAACCAGTATGAGGTACGTTCTGCACTTGCAAAGTGCGGTCTTACATCAGATCATATCGAGAGTAAGGTTAAGGTCCTCTCCGGTGGTGAGCAGGCCAAGGTTAGACTTTGCAAGCTTATTAATCATCCGTCAAACCTTTTGGTACTGGACGAGCCTACAAACCATCTGGATGTGGATGCCAAAGATGAACTTAAGCGTGCTCTTAAAGAATATCCAGGCAGTATCCTTATGGTATGCCACGAACCTGATTTCTATGAGTCATTCGCAACACAGGTATGGAACTGCGCTGAGTGGACTACTAAGACCATATAA